The Dysgonomonadaceae bacterium PH5-43 region ACCATCTTAATACTTTATCACTTCGGGAACTTTAAGAATTTCAAGTCGTTTTACTTGATGTATATTGGCGTCACATTGAAAAAGGAATTTCCCAAACAACTTTCTTACTGTCGATTCGTTGCTATTGAACATAAGGTGTTTACTCCCATGATTTTATTTTTGAACTTGGTTTGTTTTGGTCAATGCACCGGAATAACATTCGTCGACAGTACGAAAATTAGCGTTTGTCATAACAAACGAATCTTTAACCATAAAACATTCAAAAACTTAGCTCAACGAGGAAAAAGTACAATGGGCTGGTTTTATGGCTTCAAATTACATTTTGCATGTAATGAAAAAGGAGAAATTCTCAGTTTTTTCTTTTCTCCAGGAAATACTGACGACAGGAGCTTGGATGTATTCAACGTCTTGAAAAAGAAACTGTTTGGTAAACTTTATGCCGATAAAGGATATATCTCAGCCTCTCTGTTCGAAGCTCTTTTTAATGATGGAATACATATAGTTACCGGTATTAGAAGCAATATGAAGAACAGATTAATGTCTATCTATGAAAAAATTATGCTTAGAAAAAGATCTGTAATAGAAACAATTAACGACCAACTCAAAAACATTTGTGATATAGAGCATTCTCGTCATCGAAGCATCCATAATTTCTTTATGAACTTAATTGCTGCTTTAGCTGCTTATTGCTTATTTGAC contains the following coding sequences:
- a CDS encoding hypothetical protein (product_source=Hypo-rule applied; pfam=PF13612; superfamily=47473), coding for MSLLTKDKITEIFCAADEFCKEYAEVIKENKSLPATDGKKRRNRLHEMSDSEIMTILILYHFGNFKNFKSFYLMYIGVTLKKEFPKQLSYCRFVAIEHKVFTPMILFLNLVCFGQCTGITFVDSTKISVCHNKRIFNHKTFKNLAQRGKSTMGWFYGFKLHFACNEKGEILSFFFSPGNTDDRSLDVFNVLKKKLFGKLYADKGYISASLFEALFNDGIHIVTGIRSNMKNRLMSIYEKIMLRKRSVIETINDQLKNICDIEHSRHRSIHNFFMNLIAALAAYCLFDKKPSIRVEWERADSNQLALFY